A single genomic interval of Brevibacillus brevis harbors:
- the pyc gene encoding pyruvate carboxylase — protein MKKRKINRLLVANRGEIAIRIFRAATELGIRTVAVYSEQDNVSIHRFKADESYLVGAGKGPIEAYLDIESIIEIAKRNDIDAIHPGYGFLAENADFAKRCQEEGIIFIGPSPELIDKFGDKVEARRLAIEAEIPVIPGTPEPIETLQEALLFAKEYGYPIIIKGVSGGGGRGMRIVRSQEELQDSLDRARSEARSSFGNAKVYLERYLEQPKHIEVQILGDNQGNIVHLYERDCSVQRRHQKVVEVAPSLSLDDKLREDICQAALTLMKKAGYSNAGTVEFLLTPDKRFYFIEVNPRIQVEHTITELITGIDIVQSQIRVAEGHALSDEEIGIRAQSDIQMSGFAIQCRVTTEDAENNFLPDAGRLSAWRSGGGFGVRLDGGNGYPGAIITPFYDSLLVKISTYGASFDQAARKMLRTLREFRIRGVKTNLPFLENVVTHPDFLSGNYDTSFIDTKPELFIFPGRQDRGTKLLSYIGDTIVNGYPGLQKSEKKPHFDSPRIPRTPFTQPYPDGTKQILDKEGADGLVRWIQAQKQVLVTDTTFRDAHQSLFATRVRTYDLASVAEATGKLGSGLFSLEMWGGATFDTTMRFLQESPWERLQILRQRIPNVLFQMLLRGANGVGYTNYPDNVIHAFVKASAENGIDVFRIFDSLNWLPGMQTAIEAVRESGKVAEAAICYTGDILDPTKTKYSLAYYVNLAKELEKAGAHILAIKDMAGLLKPYAAYSLVSTLKQEISIPIHLHTHDTSGNAGAMLLKAIEAGVDIVDACVSSMSGLTSQPSLNGLIASLAHTERETGLSLESFNKLSDYWEDVRPYYQGFESGMKASNTEVYVHEMPGGQYTNLEQQAKAVGLEGRWDEVKHMYAVVNQMCGDIVKVTPSSKVVGDMALFMVQNNLNEENIWEKGTRLDFPDSVIQFFQGYLGQPPGGFPKKLQELVLKGRDAFTARPGELLAPIDFAQVASELEAKIGREPSHLDVLSYIMYPQVYLQFEQRLKEYGDLSVLNTGTFFYGLRPGEETAITIERGKTLIIKLVAVGELHPDGRRIIYFELNGQPREIFIRDQSAKVSELIRRKAEAQNPAHLGASMPGKVLKVLVAEGDKVRKGEHLLVSEAMKMETTIQAPLDGKIKAVYVKAGEAIQTGDLLIEME, from the coding sequence ATGAAAAAGAGAAAAATCAATCGCCTACTGGTAGCAAACCGCGGTGAGATCGCCATTCGGATCTTTCGTGCAGCAACGGAACTCGGCATACGTACGGTAGCCGTATACTCCGAGCAGGACAATGTTTCTATCCATCGCTTCAAGGCTGACGAGTCTTACTTGGTCGGTGCGGGAAAAGGGCCTATTGAGGCTTACCTCGATATCGAAAGTATCATCGAAATTGCCAAGCGCAACGATATCGATGCCATTCACCCAGGCTATGGATTTCTTGCTGAAAATGCTGATTTTGCAAAGCGTTGCCAAGAGGAAGGCATCATTTTCATTGGACCATCCCCTGAGCTGATCGACAAATTCGGGGACAAGGTAGAAGCACGTCGTCTTGCGATTGAAGCGGAAATCCCAGTGATTCCAGGCACTCCGGAGCCGATCGAAACACTCCAAGAGGCGCTTCTTTTTGCCAAAGAATACGGCTACCCCATCATTATTAAAGGCGTATCTGGCGGCGGAGGGCGTGGCATGCGTATCGTCCGCAGTCAGGAGGAATTGCAAGATTCGTTAGATCGTGCACGTTCCGAGGCCCGCTCTTCCTTCGGCAATGCCAAGGTGTATTTGGAGCGATACTTGGAGCAGCCCAAACACATCGAGGTCCAAATTCTCGGTGACAACCAAGGAAACATCGTCCATCTGTATGAGCGCGATTGCTCCGTTCAACGGCGCCATCAAAAAGTGGTCGAAGTAGCACCGAGCCTATCGTTGGACGACAAACTGCGTGAAGATATTTGCCAGGCTGCTCTCACTCTCATGAAAAAAGCCGGTTATTCGAACGCTGGAACAGTCGAGTTTTTGTTGACGCCGGACAAGCGTTTTTACTTTATAGAAGTCAATCCACGTATTCAAGTAGAGCATACCATCACGGAGCTTATCACTGGAATCGACATTGTTCAGTCGCAGATTCGCGTAGCCGAGGGTCATGCGCTCTCCGATGAGGAGATTGGCATTCGAGCGCAAAGTGATATCCAGATGAGTGGTTTTGCCATCCAGTGCCGTGTCACGACAGAAGACGCTGAAAACAACTTCCTGCCAGATGCCGGTCGCTTGTCCGCCTGGCGTTCCGGTGGCGGCTTCGGTGTAAGGCTGGACGGTGGCAATGGTTATCCAGGCGCGATCATTACCCCGTTTTATGACTCGCTTCTGGTCAAGATTTCTACGTATGGCGCGAGCTTTGATCAAGCCGCTCGCAAAATGCTGCGCACATTGCGTGAGTTCCGTATCCGTGGCGTGAAAACGAACCTGCCGTTTTTGGAAAATGTCGTGACACATCCTGATTTTTTGAGTGGCAACTACGATACATCGTTTATTGACACCAAGCCAGAGCTGTTCATCTTCCCTGGCCGTCAGGACCGTGGTACCAAATTACTATCTTATATCGGAGACACGATTGTCAACGGATATCCTGGTCTTCAGAAATCGGAGAAAAAGCCGCACTTCGACTCGCCTCGCATCCCGCGGACACCATTTACCCAGCCATATCCGGACGGTACGAAGCAAATTTTGGATAAAGAAGGTGCCGACGGTCTGGTACGCTGGATTCAGGCGCAGAAGCAGGTGCTTGTCACAGACACGACATTCCGCGATGCCCACCAGTCTTTGTTTGCGACGCGTGTGCGCACGTACGATCTCGCCTCCGTTGCAGAAGCGACAGGCAAGCTCGGTTCCGGGCTCTTCTCGTTGGAGATGTGGGGCGGTGCCACTTTTGACACGACGATGCGCTTTTTGCAGGAATCTCCCTGGGAACGGCTGCAAATCCTTCGCCAACGCATACCGAATGTTCTGTTCCAAATGCTCTTGCGCGGAGCAAATGGCGTAGGCTACACCAATTACCCGGATAATGTGATTCATGCCTTTGTCAAAGCCTCTGCGGAAAACGGCATCGATGTCTTTCGGATCTTTGACAGCCTGAACTGGCTTCCCGGAATGCAAACAGCGATTGAAGCCGTACGTGAATCTGGCAAGGTCGCCGAAGCAGCGATTTGCTACACCGGAGATATTCTGGACCCGACCAAGACCAAATACAGCTTGGCCTACTATGTCAATCTGGCTAAGGAATTGGAAAAAGCAGGTGCCCATATTCTCGCGATCAAGGATATGGCAGGTCTTTTGAAGCCGTATGCTGCTTATTCCCTCGTCTCTACTTTAAAACAAGAAATCAGCATTCCGATCCATCTGCATACGCACGATACATCAGGAAATGCTGGCGCCATGCTTCTGAAAGCGATCGAAGCAGGCGTGGATATCGTCGATGCTTGCGTCAGCTCCATGTCTGGACTCACTTCCCAGCCAAGCTTGAACGGGTTGATCGCGAGCTTGGCCCATACGGAGCGTGAGACTGGCTTATCTCTTGAATCGTTCAACAAGCTGTCTGATTACTGGGAGGATGTACGTCCGTACTACCAAGGCTTTGAAAGCGGCATGAAAGCGAGTAACACCGAGGTGTACGTTCATGAAATGCCTGGAGGCCAATACACCAATCTGGAGCAGCAAGCCAAAGCGGTTGGACTGGAAGGTCGTTGGGACGAAGTGAAGCACATGTATGCTGTCGTCAATCAGATGTGTGGCGACATCGTAAAAGTGACGCCGTCATCCAAGGTCGTCGGTGATATGGCCCTGTTCATGGTCCAAAACAATTTGAATGAGGAAAACATTTGGGAGAAAGGCACACGCCTCGACTTTCCGGATTCCGTCATTCAATTTTTCCAAGGGTATCTCGGCCAACCGCCGGGAGGGTTCCCGAAGAAGTTGCAGGAGCTCGTGCTAAAAGGTCGCGATGCCTTTACGGCACGTCCTGGCGAATTGCTCGCGCCCATTGACTTTGCGCAAGTTGCTTCTGAGTTGGAAGCCAAAATCGGACGTGAACCCAGTCATTTAGACGTCCTGTCGTATATCATGTATCCGCAAGTCTATTTGCAATTTGAACAACGCCTGAAGGAATACGGTGATCTGTCGGTATTGAATACGGGAACGTTTTTCTACGGATTGCGACCGGGTGAGGAAACTGCCATCACGATCGAGCGTGGTAAAACATTGATTATCAAGCTGGTCGCAGTCGGCGAGCTTCATCCAGATGGCCGACGCATCATCTATTTTGAACTAAACGGACAGCCACGTGAAATCTTCATCCGTGACCAATCCGCAAAAGTCTCTGAACTGATCCGCCGAAAAGCAGAAGCGCAAAACCCTGCCCACCTCGGTGCCTCCATGCCAGGAAAAGTGCTCAAGGTGCTTGTAGCAGAAGGTGACAAGGTGCGAAAAGGCGAGCATCTTCTGGTGAGTGAAGCGATGAAAATGGAAACGACGATTCAAGCCCCGCTCGACGGAAAAATTAAAGCCGTCTACGTGAAAGCAGGCGAAGCTATTCAAACTGGCGATCTGCTCATTGAAATGGAGTAG
- the ytfJ gene encoding GerW family sporulation protein, with translation MADHPIQGLMRTAMENLKQMVDVNTIIGDPVETPDGSVILPISKVGFGFAAGGSEFQYDQHHNGHQHHQQHEHTGHPFGGGSGGGVSITPVAFLVVGKQGIRSIPLENTTHLYDRILDSVPQIVDKVQGMFTKSDEPTVYSNTIIARAEEQDLEDLMDRK, from the coding sequence ATGGCAGACCACCCGATTCAAGGCCTCATGAGAACAGCGATGGAAAATCTTAAGCAAATGGTGGACGTGAATACAATCATTGGTGATCCTGTTGAAACACCTGACGGTAGTGTCATTCTTCCGATCTCCAAGGTAGGATTTGGTTTCGCGGCCGGGGGTAGTGAGTTCCAATACGATCAGCATCATAATGGCCACCAACACCATCAGCAACATGAACATACGGGTCACCCGTTTGGCGGGGGGAGTGGGGGCGGTGTCTCCATCACGCCTGTAGCTTTTTTGGTCGTAGGCAAACAAGGAATTCGTTCGATCCCGCTTGAAAATACGACCCATCTCTACGACCGGATTTTGGATTCTGTTCCGCAAATCGTGGATAAAGTTCAGGGGATGTTTACCAAATCCGATGAACCTACTGTTTATTCCAATACGATAATTGCCAGAGCAGAAGAACAAGATTTGGAAGACCTTATGGATAGAAAGTAA
- a CDS encoding DUF2953 domain-containing protein: protein MVWVLLGLLGLFVLLVITPIQLTCLYSREGDNDQLEITIAAWGIIRRKYEIPILLLKMTEAGPELVAKLETIQHGSKLREKVKDFTRRQVKLWYRNYRDVLERVRDLLPLLKDLFKQIRCSKLEWHTLLGTGQAAETGALTGLIWGVKSLIVGILSHSISLQTMPAMSVQPVWNQALLHTKVQAVLHFKLGQFVFYALKVFLQIRKSKQRKWQAAPTRA, encoded by the coding sequence ATGGTATGGGTGTTGCTAGGATTGCTTGGTTTATTTGTCTTACTAGTAATCACGCCAATACAGTTGACGTGTTTATACAGTCGCGAGGGCGATAATGATCAATTGGAGATTACGATTGCAGCTTGGGGTATCATTCGCAGGAAATACGAAATTCCCATTCTCCTCTTGAAAATGACAGAAGCTGGGCCAGAGCTTGTTGCAAAGCTGGAAACGATCCAGCATGGAAGCAAGCTTCGGGAAAAGGTCAAAGATTTTACGCGGAGACAAGTGAAATTATGGTATCGCAATTATCGTGACGTGTTAGAAAGAGTACGTGACTTGCTGCCTTTGCTAAAAGACCTGTTCAAACAAATTCGCTGTTCGAAATTAGAATGGCATACGTTGTTGGGCACAGGTCAGGCAGCGGAAACAGGAGCACTGACAGGACTAATCTGGGGAGTGAAAAGCTTGATTGTCGGGATTCTCTCCCACTCCATCTCTTTACAGACGATGCCTGCCATGAGTGTACAGCCTGTCTGGAACCAAGCACTTCTACATACGAAAGTTCAAGCGGTGTTGCATTTTAAATTGGGTCAGTTCGTTTTCTACGCGCTAAAAGTCTTTCTGCAGATTCGAAAAAGTAAACAGCGAAAATGGCAAGCTGCGCCTACGCGTGCCTAA
- a CDS encoding S-layer homology domain-containing protein, which produces MMKKRMILASLAAFLLIGTPVVEAETTHMNETPYVDISGHWAEQEINQLYIADVIGQNEYFRPDDNVTLGELLTMFVNAKGIEPLGNKQSSFADVPANSWLSSYAETAYRLGIVHGQKQGNHLYLHPDAPVKRAELASILVRTMGDSGVVNNLKWSTTIQTLNQYPDGNNVKEKEQRPLVYAMQNGLMSAYEDGTLKPDKYMTRAEAATYAALHLLPDKPRMTKALANGTPFRQELTVQTTAYSYTNDKILSYLEYPLREGVVAVDPNVIPLGTHLYIDGYGYAVAADIGGAVKQRHVDLYLPTLNEAENHGLQKGVKVYVLD; this is translated from the coding sequence ATGATGAAGAAACGGATGATCCTTGCCTCGCTGGCAGCCTTTTTACTCATAGGTACACCAGTTGTCGAGGCAGAAACAACTCACATGAATGAAACACCTTATGTAGACATTAGCGGCCATTGGGCAGAACAAGAAATCAATCAACTATACATAGCCGACGTAATTGGACAAAACGAATATTTTCGACCTGATGACAACGTAACATTGGGCGAACTGCTCACGATGTTTGTGAATGCCAAAGGAATTGAACCTCTTGGCAACAAGCAATCATCCTTTGCGGACGTACCGGCAAACAGTTGGCTGTCGTCCTACGCAGAGACGGCCTATCGACTGGGAATTGTCCATGGGCAGAAGCAAGGAAATCACCTATACTTACATCCGGATGCCCCAGTAAAAAGAGCAGAGCTTGCCTCTATTCTGGTAAGAACGATGGGGGACAGCGGAGTAGTCAATAACTTGAAGTGGTCTACGACGATCCAGACATTGAACCAATACCCAGATGGGAACAACGTGAAAGAGAAAGAGCAGCGCCCACTTGTTTACGCCATGCAAAACGGGTTAATGAGTGCTTATGAGGACGGTACATTAAAGCCGGACAAGTACATGACGAGGGCCGAAGCTGCCACATACGCGGCTCTTCACTTGCTTCCGGATAAGCCGAGAATGACAAAAGCCCTCGCGAACGGGACACCTTTTCGCCAGGAATTAACGGTACAGACGACTGCTTACAGCTACACGAACGACAAGATTCTGTCGTATCTGGAGTATCCATTACGCGAAGGTGTTGTAGCGGTTGATCCAAATGTCATCCCGCTTGGTACGCACTTGTACATCGATGGCTACGGCTATGCAGTGGCAGCTGATATCGGTGGTGCGGTAAAGCAACGCCATGTGGATCTGTATCTTCCGACGTTGAACGAAGCTGAAAATCACGGCTTGCAAAAAGGCGTTAAAGTATACGTGCTAGATTAA